The following DNA comes from Diorhabda carinulata isolate Delta chromosome 3, icDioCari1.1, whole genome shotgun sequence.
TCTACTACAATAATTCCTATTCGAAGACTAATTTCACCAGCTAAACGCATTTTAATATCGAATGGATCCCCACTATCCCACAGTCCGTTATCGAAAAAGCTCTCAAGGACAACGGACTGAAAACAGCTTCTCCTGTTTCATTTGTGAAATGTGGCGCGTGAGGAGATGAATACGCTCATATCATGAGTTTCCGTAGAATTACTTACGTCATCCCTGAAAATGATAACTTTAGCATAGAAACCTCGATTCTGATTACTCACAAAGGCCCTCCGTACCGTATATTTGTCTCTACTGACAAATTGGTGTGTTTTCTCTGTAAACAAAGTGGACATACTGCCGACTCTTGCACCAATCCTATACTGTCTAAAcctcaaaatgaaataatatcctCTCACTCTTCTTCACTATCACAATTACCACCTTCTACTTTACTCAGCGGTGCCTGTTCTTCCCCCCTGTTATCTTCTGAATCCCTTTCGAATAATTTATCAACAGTTGACCAAACTAATGCTGAACCACCATCTAACCCTATACTTTCTCCTTCATCCCATGGCCAAAAAAGAGCTATATCCTCTGACAGTAATGTTGATACCCCCAGTCAACTATCCCCCACAGAATCCCAACTACCAACAGACAACCAAATGCCCCCCTCCCCGTCATATAAAACATCACACAACACAACTTAGCTCTGTAAGGGAAAACCTAAAATCCCAGCCACCGAAAATCCTAAACTTACTCCCAAATCTCAAATATCTATTCAGAACCTCTATAAGAACAATCCGTCCAATATCACGCTCTCTGAAACCCAGTTCACGGCATTTTTAGAAAACTCATACGGTAGTTCTGATCTTCTCAACGATGCTTTAGAATTTACTCCTAATATCCAATGACTGTTAAATGATCTATCACTTCTTATGCTGAAACAAAAGAGCGATCTATGAAAAACCGTTTCACTAGACTCCAGAATAAACTTAAGAGACAACTTAATCCTGAGAATGTCTCTGATAACAAAAGCGTTTCTTCCGATAATCAAACCGATGATGAACTTAATTTTCCTCACTCAAAATGCCCTAAACTATTatccattcaaaattattaaatggaATTGTGATAGATTTTTTCCTCGCTTAGATAGAATCTAACAATTAATATCAGATAAGCGTCCTGTGTTTACAAGAAACCAACTCTAAAATAGATAAACTCtctaaattaaaaaactatgaaGGATATCATTATGTTCGCACCAACTGCGCGAGAGCAcctctattttcatttctagtgAACTATTTTCCTCCCCTCACCAAATCGCTACAGATCTTGATGCTATTGCAGTTTCCACCTGGTGCCCAAATAATCTTACTATTTGCAGCTTAAATATTCCTcctaattatcatttaaaataaatagaacttCTTAACCTAATTTATCAACTCCCCCAACCATACATTCTTGTAGGTGACTTTAACGCCCATAATACAATGTGGGGATCCAATATTACCATGGGTAAACGAAAAACTATCGAAAACGTGATCAATTGTACCGGCTCGTGCTTGCTAAATACTGGATGAAATACACACCTGAATTTCACATTCGACACCTTCTCATGTATTGATCTTAGCTTTAGTAACTCCAAACTTGCCCCTTCATTAAATTGGCATACTGCTAATGATCTTTATGATAGCAATCATTATCCTATTAACATATCCTCCAGTATCCCTAATCAAAATGATACTTTTTCCAGAAGGTATTGGCGCTTAAACTCTTCCGACTGGACTAGTTATACGTCTCAAACGGAGTCCAACCTATCGCAATTATCTCTCACAGTTGATATAAACAATAACATACTGAGAATTACAGATGCTATACTTTTGGCTGCCAATCTTCACATTGGTAAAAATAATATCTCTCACAAACAAAAAACTGTCCCTTGGTGGAACTCCAGCTGTAAAAGTgctataaaacaacaaaaaatagcACTTAATTTGTATCGTAGTCATAAAACACAAGAGAACCTTATTAATCTTAAAAGAACAGAGCCAAGGCTAGATAAATTGTGCAAATCCTTTGATGTTCGTTGAAAAACCGACAACTGCCGTGTAACGTGCGTCGtgtgtgataaaaatatttgcgtAGGAAACGAGTGCATCACATCGCAAAAAATTTTGCCGAATGATAAGCAACACCAGAATTTATGCGAGATGTGTACTCGTCTTTACTCGGAGCGTTGTGCGCAATCGTCACGTCTGTAATGGTAAGTGGAGAAGAGTAAGCCACCTTCTTTTCGTagcttaaaatttatttattacatgtattaaattttgtttaggTTTTGTAGCTCGGGAACAGAGTTGTTGACTCTGAATAAGGAGGTCGTGAGTtcaaatcactttttttttgaatttaatttatacaacttttttaaataaggGTATATTTGAATACTTTCAAATAGTTTGATTGGTATTTTCATATAATCTGTTCGCAAGTTTTGTAAACAACAATTACATCAGACGATGGTGTAATAAAAGAACCGTGATTtcttatattcaataataaaggCATTGTATCTTCAGTATTGTCGCCTTTTAATAAAGGAAGACGCACTTCgcattgttcattttttttatcaatttatatgcTATAAACCcctaaatatataatattttaaacataaactgataatttaaacaattaacatgttacatttaaattaatatattgttaCGAGGTATCTGCTCAGAAATTCTGAAATACAATGATGATTTATGTCGTTCTTACCAAGATACATGATCCCGGTATACTACCACTACTTGTGTCATATATTACCTTGGCATTTTTACAGGTTAGTCCCTTGACATGTTCTCTGTAGACGCAAGGTTCCTGGATTAGGAATACGCTAAGGTATTCTTTAGTGGACGCCCGGGCAATCACTGCAGGTGCTCCTTTTTCGTGGTGAGCGTTCACTTgtggtattttttttatgtccGTCATCAAATCTTAGGATCATCGGACTCACTAAGAGTGTGGTGCCGTTGGTAATCTTCCCAGTCTCGTTGCTTGCGCAATTTGGTTCCATTGGAGCTTCGGAGGTTAATTCTCTGTGGCCAATGTTTTCGATGTGTAGGTGATCTGTGCCCTTCACATCTTCCTTGGCATCTTCAGCATGCTCTTTGGAGGTATTGCGAGCATGTTTGTTCTCTACTTTTTTTGGGTCATGAACTGGTATTTTCCCAAACCTGTAGTGAATGGTGTAACCATTGGCCTTTGATAACCAGATAGGATTGTTCTTCTATACCTACCCTAATGAGCTAACCATTACTTTCGTAGGACTTTCCATTGTGAAGTCCCTTATTATGCGCTTATATTAGCTGTAGTACCCTCTTTTCTTCCACTTCTTTACTCCTAGGGAGAAACGAAGTGGCGATATGTGCTTTCTGGATATCTTCTCCCGCACACGTTGTTAACTCAGCCCCCGTCCAGCCCGCGAGCTGCGGAACCTTCAGCCGTAACCACTCAAGCAACTGTGTTGTTTCACAGTCGACTGGAATTATTCCCTAAATGACAAGTTTGCAGTATTGAAAGTGAGAAAAAAGGGAATATAACTAATCAATCTgtgtatatttgtttaaatattattgttccCATCAATAAATTATgcttattttgtttgttttattaaattgtgtttatttaaattttgtacacAATAATTTGATAGAACTACATACTATATGCTTTAAAGCCAAACTACCCATGTGTCAAGCCTGAAAAATAGGCCCTGATGCCAATAggctagttgacaaaatttagaaattagtttaaaactatagcttATCATCTATTTCACACAagaaacatattattttaagaaaaatagattttttacgttagtattttgagtttttagaaatgaagTAACTGCTAAttgaataagaatttttttgttcttcacATAATACTAACATATAAGTTTTAACATTGCTGACTTCCAATATACAAAAGTAGTTGTtgattgcaaaaaatttttctagcaTAACGGCATGAATTTTGGGCAAATTACTGCAGTTTGCTTTGTTACTCCATGGTTCCATAGGCAAATTATACCTGTCTTTCAAGATTAAACTAGAAATGAACTTgaataatttaacaataaatgcTGAAAACTTGATATAACCTGGTCactttatatgaaaaagttgtttttttatttactaattatcatagttaatcattagaaactcaAAGACATCCGATTTATTACTAGTGGAAACAAGCCTAGCCTGCCTAGAGTTCACTTTAGCCTTGGTCCGCCACTGGTGGCGAGCTAGATTAGAGCTTAACGCAAAACAGAATTAATTTAACAAACTtctggttttattttttctcagtttttattcatttttctcacATTTCACTTCCGCTACCTCTACCTAGCACAAATTAAAAGCACTCCGAAACATGGCGAACGATTCCGCTAGGGTTGTACAACAAACAGTTGCACAACGGTTTCGTCCGCTGAATTCGACCAATATCTCTGTGATAAATTGAACTTACGTTGAATCGTCAAATCTACTATATTATAGTatagttaaataaatttaatgtataCTAAAATGAATCTTATAAATTaagttttgttaatatttcattatctaATATGCAGTCTGAGGGTAAAATTCTTTGGACTTGAAATATCTTGGGTAGCCTGTAAGgatttagtattttttaatatttttgcttttcAGATTTTTGATAAACTAACTTTggtatatttttgttaacaaatCCGCGATATGGGTcctggagccggtcctgtccgATTTTACTGGAACTCTAAAATTCGGCAAAGGGGCGCGGCACGCTTGATGTACGTTTGATATACCCGGAAtttgtttaatgtttttttatgaaatttttcgtcATAACAGGCAATTTGTTTATAATggttgttttgaattaatttctaAGAAcggttttttaattatttgttttcgttcgttttcttttagaattttatagaattctagaaatgtcTACGGTATTTGTATACTATACTACAAACAAATTACTCCAGGAGGAAAAAATTCGTATTGGATTATTTAGCTGCAAAAGCTAAAGAGAGAATAACATTTCTTCTGATGCTGGAGGGCAGGACACGTGGCCAAAAACTGTACTGACCAGGACAGAAAACAGCTCTGCAGAAAAAGTGGTAATTGCGGCCATTACAGAAAAGAGTGTCCACACAATGAGCAGTGTCATTTTTATATCACAGGATACACACTACAAACAATGAGTGTTCGATATACCGAAAGGAAGTTAACAAGGCCGATTATAAATCATCAATAATGATAAGTCCTGCAGATTAACATAGGCAGGAGACAAGGCGCTCACGATTTATTGTTATGAGCTATAGTAGACGATAGCATCGACCTACTAGTACTTAGTGATcccaacaaaaatttaaacTGGTACAGCGTTGAAGATGCGGATGCGGCAATTGGAATAAAAAGTTGAGATTAACAATATACTAGTGTATTGCTACTACATATTTCCAAATACAGGAAGGATGCTTTTAACCATTTCCTAAATCAATAATATGGGTCTCAGTCGTGGATGACAAAAGAGGCGCTGTACTCGTGGAGTGGGCTCCATAGTTTAATTTCACTATTATTAACAGAGATAGTACCCCTATATTTTCTCGGGGCGGCAGCATCTTGTTTATTGATATAACCCTGGCGTCTTGTATACTAGCAAACAGAGTATGTAACAGAGTATGCGACAGCGAAAATCTCTCTGGTACTTCCAAAGCATACGATAACAGAACAAAGAGAATACCGCTTGAAATTATTCAAAGCATAGCCATAAATGTCAcagaaaaatttttggctaaGAACCAAGAGTTACTAACCCTGGATATACTCCCAAAGATATGGAAGACTGCTGGGAAAACTACTTGAACATCCCCATCACCCATCAACGCCCTTAAACAAGTAATGGGTAAAGTGGAAGGAATCGAAAGCTATGCTTACTGGCCAATTCAGATTTCGTAACGCCTTTTTTGGATTTGTTGGATATGCTCATGACCTAGCCGTTTTTGATTAGAGCCAAAACTGAAAATGTTCTAGTGTAGATATATCAAGAATATCTGAATGGATGCGGAACTAAAAACTCCAGCTGGCTCCAGATATAACAGAGGCGATTTTGTTGGTAGACACAAAACGGGCAAAACTAATCACCATAGATATCTTGGATTCAGAAATTAGCACACTCAAAGAACTGAAATATCTATACATTTTCTTTGATCAGGGGGCCAAAATATGGCGACAAGCAGACACAACTAAAAAGTTCTATGTAATTTGCTACAAGCTAGAATAAGGCCAGTGTCTAACACCAGAAAGATTTTGAGTTCCATTCAATCATACTTTATGCCGCTTCTATCTGGAGTGAAATTTTCAgagtaaaaaatgttatatttatactttttaaaatacAGAGAAAACTGCTCCTTCACAACGGTCTTCACAGAGGCCCTGTTAGTAATAGCTAATATTGTTCCGATAGACATTCAAGTAGACGATAGAAGTAGAACACATAGAACAAATAAAGGCTACAGAGAGGAAGACATCTCTGAAAATGAAGCAGAATAGAAGGACTCACACATACAATGACATGACATAACCTGACACAGCTTATGACGGGCCACGGATGTTTTGAGCAATATTTTCGTCACTTTGAAATCAGGATCTTGCATTATTGTTTCAAATGTGACGATGGGAACATATCATATTCAAATGTTATAAGTAGAGCACCGAACGAAGAGACGTCGAAAATAGAAGTAGAACTTTTTGTAGGTAGGAAGAAACAATAAACAGATGTCTTATTTAGAAGATTTCTCCTCCGTTACAAAAAAGatattccaagctttcgaatacttttgtatttattatcaagtactaaaattattatgaaagtacaataaaaaaatatgtatataagtatgacaatattgaaattacttacattaattaTAAAGGATTTGACTGTACGCTATTTCAATATTATGTCTATTTCAATATTATGTGAATTCTGGAAACTTTAGAAGTAActcattttatatatagaaaaggCGTATGAATAGGTAAAATAGTACATTCAgaattatttttgctatttgGTCTTCTGTCAGATGTGTTAGATAGAATTCGTTTTAAAAGATATGAAGGATACGAGTTTCcattaaaaagtttgtacaatAATTTCAGGttcttttttcatgaaatattggaTTAGAAATTTTAAGGACTTTATTTTTCACCTGCTTTATTGAATTAATCTTAGTGTTTCTTGAATGGTATGAAcgataaattttatatctacTAGAAATTATTGGTTTTTTATAAGAGCCGATCAAAAATTCATCGTcttcgttttttataaatttggtcGAAATGATAATGGTATCAataaaaaaacctaaatttaaataaccttagtgtaatctATGCATATATTTTAGACTGTGAAAAAGcatattctttgaaattttgcaACTAGACAACAAATCTAAACTCAAAAGATATACAAGACAGTGAAAACTTGAGTCAcatttatgataaattatttaatcacTAATTTGTTATTCTCTGATATTGTTATCTGCACAATCCTTGCAATTCTACCGAAGAGAGGAAACCTACGGAAATGAGTAAGTTGGAGAGTATTGGTATCGGCTGTATTTTAGATAGTAGGGatgtttacttttacttttattactatttttgcAAATTCCCTTTTTAGGTAGAGTTTCAAGTAGTGGGTAGAGTACGTAACAATTGACAATGAGAAGCATGAGATCAAGAAAAAGATATGAACATGGGCAGCATTCTACAAATTGTAAGACGTTTCAAAATCACCAATGTATTTAAAGAGGAAGGTGTAGTTGTTACATTATGTAGACCAGTACTTACGTATGGAGCAGATGTATGAGGTATCCACATAAGACTGAATACTAGAATAACTGCTGTTGTATATTTGTTGAGAAACGGCCTTAGCAAAATGAACGGACGTTGGATAGACCAAATGAATATAGGAATAGTAACTAAGACAAGATACTCTCAGATGCAGCTGTCATACCTCCTATTGGTCAGATGACCTGAAGAGGTTTCAAGGAAACTGGATCCAAGTGGTATGGGACTGAGAAGGGTTGCTTACGTCTAGAAATTCACCTCGCAGGCTGGTTGATGACTGTTTAGTAAAAAGAAGAGAAGCAACGGTTAAGAGAGATAAGGAAAAGGTATATTGTAAACACTATTAAGAAAGAgagcatttaattatttaaataatgaactTAAAACATTTTGCACCTTATTTCAAatagttataatttatattgaacgaGAATGTCGCGTAATTCTGGTTTCAATTTGgaaattaaatatcatttttaggTGAGacagtttccatattttcccACAACCTTAATTCGATAGCATCTTCATTAACTGGCCTGCTTTCTTTTTCCAAAGCGGCCTTTTCTTTAGATTGTGCTCCTTCACgataaaattaatcattttggTTATGTGCCTTTTCCAAAGCGACCCAGTCATCGTTGTTGTAGAATTGTTTTTCAGCATTATCACCaaatatattcacattttttctaaaaatatcatTACAAAGGCAGACATCCAGTAcaggtttttcatttttctgctCTACATCATCCGCTACAGTGGTTCtagttttttcaagatttttgaaCTCAACTCTGTCGATGACTTTAaggttgttttgaaaaatattgctcaaatttttcatttcactttCAGTTGTTTCATTATTGGTATCTTTTTCTTCGTTATCTGACGTGTTCGCATCATAATCGGATTGATAGTTGTTGGGATTGCTATTCTGATTATTAGCACTAtcaaattcttcaatatttttacaaGGACAGTCATCACTTTTTTCGAGACATTTAATATTTCCAACTTCTTCTATTTGTTCATGAGCTGAAGATTTGCTAACTATGGTAAAATCATTCTTGACTTGTAGATTTTCTGCTATATTCTTGTATTCATAAGGTTGATTCAATGCTTCGTCATTAAATTCAGTGTTTTCTATTCGACAAGAGCAATATTCAGTATCACCGTAATCGTGAGAGTAATCCTTTTGTAGTTTATTTCGATCAGATTCACTTTTATTCATACTCTCATAGGTATTAAATTCACTAATATAACGTGGATCATTACCTCCAGAATCCGctatatgtttttcttcttccttttgTTGGGATATATCATCACAAACGTATGGTTCAACTTGCGATTtatgtagtttttcttttagattACCATAGTCGTAACATTCTATTTCGACAAGTTTATTTTGACACAAGCATTTTCCactaattttttcacttaaattttCATGTAAGTTACATTCGCTTATGCGACAAGGTACATCACCTACATGAATCTCATCATCTCCGTTTTCATTCTCTTTACACATATCTTTACATATATAGTGCTGAACTTCATATTCAATTTTAGTAGTTTTCAAATTACCGTAGTCACATAACTTTTGAGTTTGATCTACATTTGATGCATTTTTAATCATACTTTCATAGATGTTGTACTCACTAATAGGACAAGGACGATCTTCATCGATAACTCCATTTATAACTTCATTTTCGTAATCATCTCTACACATATTCTTgcaaatatattgtttaattgGTAACTCTTGTTTTTTTCCTTTCAGATTACCGTAGTCATAACATTCCTTTGTTTGGATTTCATCTCGACAGGAACATTTGTTAGTGCTCATTTgatcttcaattttatttacatcaacGGGATTAGAACCATTctctttctcttctttttcttctattcTAGTAAGAACTTGAGATATACTTTGGCCGTCATctttttttggctctagaataCTATAAGTGCTTTCAATCATTTCATGTGGAGCATAACCTGTTGGTCGTCTTTGTTTTAGTTTGCTTCCCACTTCTGTTAATTCATTTATGTCGCAATCTTGGTCACTTTTTAAATGTGATGGAGGGCATACGAATTCTACTGATCTTCTTGATCTTTGACTTCCGTCATAACTTTGGCCTCttacataatttttcatgttttcttcatttttcttttctgcatTAACGATAGGTACATTAAGAATTATAGAAGtatcagatttattatttttattgtctattTCGTTCAGATCTTGTTTACTATAAAAAACCGCACTATCTTCTGGCCAAGATTCGTTAATTTCCATTGGGTTATCACTTAATAAAGGAATTTGAGCCTTTTCTGCAATGATCTTTTTTTCAGAACTTGGTTTattgtatgaatattttctaCTGGTATTGggaactttatttttctttaactgTGTAGAAGTGTCTGAGCATTCACATATTCTAGTTTCCATGGGATTGGAGTTTTTACTACTTTTCCTCCTCGATGCATTGGTCGTGCATGTGCAATAATCATCTTCTTTATAGCTTGTGAACTCTTTAATGTTTCGTTTATTTGATTGTTGATTACCTATACATTTacatattaaataacaagatcCCTGTTGGATTTTATCTATTTgacttttatttgattttggTATCCTCTTAATTCTACATTTTGACAATTTGGAGTTACTGGTCTTTTTAATAACTACATTGGTATTGAAATTGTCATTCActaacttttgatttttatcagcTGATGATTCAAATATACTTTGTTTTGATTGGCGCTTAGGTTGTTTTAATGGGTGACTACGACTTGATTGATCCTCACGAGAATTAGGAACTGATTGAGCTTTACTTTTATTAGAGAGATTGCTCTGATTATGAACTGAATGCTCCTCATGTGTATCAAGCATTAGTTCATTTTCACTTTGAGGTGACAATTgttcaaaatttccatttttgctTACATTACCTTGTGTTTGTGAATTTTGACTAGGGTTTGTATTATTTGGTACTATATTAGAGCCACTTCGATACAAGCTGaactttttggaaataattgaagCTTCACGTTCCTTTTCCTGAACTGTCTCGTTTACAGTCGAATTATTCTCATTAGATTGAGCAACGGGTTTGGGAATACTAGGTAAATTATTTTCGTCATTTGTTAGTTTGACCGTAATTTGTTCGATGTAGGGGCATGTACAATCAGTATCGTTGACGTTTGTTGTTGTATCAACAATTTGATTTAGTtttgatttggaaatatttttcatcaaatctgTATTATCATCTGGGAATTCACTTATCACAAACGGTGTCAAGTTATTATCTAGATTAGAAGTTCTGCTCACGTTATTATAATCAGTGGCAATATTTTCATCCCATACCGAGTTTCTCTTTGCAGATACTGTGTGCAAAATTTTATCGTCAATAGAACTATCTACATATGTATTCATATACTCACTAGTTTGTTGCTTCGGTATTGTACTGCTCCTTGGTTGAGGTTCATATATACTATCTTTCTTCGAGGTTACACTCTTCCgtgaaacattattttcagCATTGTTATCCATATTTGCATTGAAATAACCACTGGTTCGCTTTTGGCTTATGGTACTCTCTATTGGTTGAGGTTCATATATGCTAGTTTTCCTAGAGGCAACACTCTTCCGTGAAATATTATCTTCAGCATTATTAtccatattttcattgaaataaccACTTGTTCGCTTTTGGCTTATGGTACTCTCTATTTGTTGAGGTTCATATATACTAGTTTTCCTAGAGGCAACACTCTTCCGTGAAATATTATCTTCAGCattattatccaaattttttttgaagtaaTCACTGGTTCGTTTTTGACTTATGGTACTCTCTATTGGTTGAGGTTCATATATACTAGTTTTTTTCAAAGCTACACTCTTCCTTGAAATATTATCTTCAGCATTATTATCCATATTTGC
Coding sequences within:
- the LOC130891591 gene encoding putative uncharacterized protein DDB_G0282133 isoform X1 — its product is MGCEEMVVEQNYNFNRYQWKMTTTHNYTPRCAGIPKNLVAWMCSLRCSSHYAKKSSCENQSMNMNVEGECKLGSCFENNQKSYSEVYNKPKKKIKCKNKGKRRNKMDNVICMPCQENERLLQEPYEADKRITDHDDIDDLEQILYYPEGNSSVQKCKNRRITFHTCPKYNKTKDTSSDHNYDVIGQNQEITNLEDKEQYEETEYDENEIEDDSSDGEEEKNPNLNFENDTNKTQYYTSTPSYDPKSKENNVYENMENKDYKTANIPNVCSNCGKIKSNFCTKENCENINDDNNEANESYSDSNKTDQKCYRCGIEERVRNEIRTKTQYNRPVSGYYDKRDGQKKNTTRTICCYCSNIKQPKDDNMSTQRKNYCRKCLYKDLTQENREGVGRSTGIDQRFIEYHDKEQPHVYKNTDSKIDRNRISSTSCSCQETYVKNQNDHICDYCNIEESKQSHYEPIPCPKLFENFVVNENRPSSYGKRNKNNDHKKCMCQEMCVNLEQFDTENNECLRKSSPESYKRPSRKNGNFICNVNNVRNSKSNKNKMEPKKQVCSSYQRTNKVENDHQPHYFRGNYLFFNDERDTDSRKKNVASTCECIICKQQSILLTTFDPNNKKWCSKTFTSHVSDAANDNVDKDESEICGCLYLKNINSYKSQNGNKIPIKLCFCQENRDEADYMNEGYEQNDNVNVDINHKDGLKIESELGSYDYVTSIEYSCTPEENENELPPQQNNITISKQSINQNKSKSSTKDNISDPHQKESAASKKQTCNCSNINFNVCLDSNFISKKNIDEPQQIDSTQLPSEYFNANMDDNAEDNISRKSVASRKTSIYEPQQIESTISQKRTSGYFNENMDNNAEDNILRKSVASRKTSIYEPQPIESTISQKRTSDYFKKNLDNNAEDNISRKSVASRKTSIYEPQQIESTISQKRTSDYFNENMDNNAEDNISRKSVASRKTSIYEPQQIESTISQKRTSGYFNENMDNNAEDNISRKSIASRKTSIYEPQQIESTISQKRTSGYFNANMDNNAEDNISRKSVALKKTSIYEPQPIESTISQKRTSGYFNANMDNIAEDNISRKSVALKKTSIYEPQPIESTISQKRTSGYFNANMDNNAEDNISRKSVALKKTSIYEPQPIESTISQKRTSDYFKKNLDNNAEDNISRKSVASRKTSIYEPQQIESTISQKRTSGYFNENMDNNAEDNISRKSVASRKTSIYEPQPIESTISQKRTSGYFNANMDNNAENNVSRKSVTSKKDSIYEPQPRSSTIPKQQTSEYMNTYVDSSIDDKILHTVSAKRNSVWDENIATDYNNVSRTSNLDNNLTPFVISEFPDDNTDLMKNISKSKLNQIVDTTTNVNDTDCTCPYIEQITVKLTNDENNLPSIPKPVAQSNENNSTVNETVQEKEREASIISKKFSLYRSGSNIVPNNTNPSQNSQTQGNVSKNGNFEQLSPQSENELMLDTHEEHSVHNQSNLSNKSKAQSVPNSREDQSSRSHPLKQPKRQSKQSIFESSADKNQKLVNDNFNTNVVIKKTSNSKLSKCRIKRIPKSNKSQIDKIQQGSCYLICKCIGNQQSNKRNIKEFTSYKEDDYCTCTTNASRRKSSKNSNPMETRICECSDTSTQLKKNKVPNTSRKYSYNKPSSEKKIIAEKAQIPLLSDNPMEINESWPEDSAVFYSKQDLNEIDNKNNKSDTSIILNVPIVNAEKKNEENMKNYVRGQSYDGSQRSRRSVEFVCPPSHLKSDQDCDINELTEVGSKLKQRRPTGYAPHEMIESTYSILEPKKDDGQSISQVLTRIEEKEEKENGSNPVDVNKIEDQMSTNKCSCRDEIQTKECYDYGNLKGKKQELPIKQYICKNMCRDDYENEVINGVIDEDRPCPISEYNIYESMIKNASNVDQTQKLCDYGNLKTTKIEYEVQHYICKDMCKENENGDDEIHVGDVPCRISECNLHENLSEKISGKCLCQNKLVEIECYDYGNLKEKLHKSQVEPYVCDDISQQKEEEKHIADSGGNDPRYISEFNTYESMNKSESDRNKLQKDYSHDYGDTEYCSCRIENTEFNDEALNQPYEYKNIAENLQVKNDFTIVSKSSAHEQIEEVGNIKCLEKSDDCPCKNIEEFDSANNQNSNPNNYQSDYDANTSDNEEKDTNNETTESEMKNLSNIFQNNLKVIDRVEFKNLEKTRTTVADDVEQKNEKPVLDVCLCNDIFRKNVNIFGDNAEKQFYNNDDWVALEKAHNQND